A genomic window from Flavobacterium johnsoniae includes:
- a CDS encoding SRPBCC family protein translates to MIIIKRILVVLILIISIILIAAYFMPKEYAVEREITINKPVDSVFNYVKSLKNQNEFSVWANMDPKMKVNYKGTDGAVGSISSWESDVKEVGVGEQEITKITENKRIDFALRFKKPMEDTAVGFMSTEPLGGNQTKVKWAISGVIPYPTNIMLPMLKMDQMIGNDLQKGLENLKDKME, encoded by the coding sequence ATGATCATTATTAAAAGAATTCTTGTCGTTCTAATTTTAATTATTTCAATTATTCTGATAGCGGCTTATTTTATGCCTAAAGAATATGCTGTAGAAAGAGAAATCACGATTAACAAACCTGTTGATAGCGTTTTTAATTATGTAAAATCATTAAAAAACCAAAATGAATTTAGCGTTTGGGCCAATATGGATCCTAAAATGAAAGTAAATTACAAAGGCACTGATGGCGCTGTCGGTTCAATCTCTTCTTGGGAAAGTGATGTAAAAGAAGTTGGCGTTGGCGAACAGGAAATCACTAAAATAACAGAAAACAAACGTATTGATTTTGCTCTTCGATTTAAAAAACCAATGGAAGATACTGCGGTAGGATTTATGTCAACTGAACCTTTGGGAGGAAATCAAACAAAAGTAAAATGGGCAATCAGCGGCGTTATTCCGTATCCGACAAACATAATGCTTCCGATGCTTAAAATGGACCAAATGATTGGAAACGACTTGCAAAAAGGTCTAGAAAATCTTAAAGATAAGATGGAATAA
- a CDS encoding ankyrin repeat domain-containing protein — protein MKKSVIILGVALLSLGNVAMASNGVSSLENKVERTKIYTSPLTVAISKGDLETVKKFIEYGVDVNQMSEDLSPLMMAARYNKVEIIKVLLANGARANDKNERGLTALKYAELSNAKDAIAILKSL, from the coding sequence ATGAAAAAATCAGTTATTATTTTAGGAGTAGCCTTATTATCATTAGGAAATGTAGCAATGGCTTCAAACGGAGTTTCATCTTTAGAAAATAAAGTTGAACGCACTAAAATCTATACATCACCTTTAACAGTTGCAATTAGTAAAGGAGATCTTGAAACAGTAAAGAAATTTATTGAGTACGGAGTAGACGTAAACCAAATGTCTGAAGATCTTTCACCACTAATGATGGCTGCACGTTATAACAAGGTAGAAATTATTAAAGTTTTATTAGCGAATGGAGCACGTGCTAATGATAAAAATGAAAGAGGATTAACCGCATTAAAATATGCAGAATTATCAAACGCTAAAGATGCAATTGCAATTCTAAAGAGTTTGTAA
- a CDS encoding efflux RND transporter permease subunit, which yields MNKFIKNIIAFSLKNKAFTFFWVGLLAVAGFISFKNMPIDAFPDVTNTQIIIITQWNGKSAEEVERFVTSPIEISMNSVQKKTSVRSITMFGLSVIKIIFDDGVDDTFARFQVNNLLKNVSLPDDVEPDVQPPYGPTGEIFRYIVKSNSRDSRELLTYQNWVIDKQLRSLPGVADLNVFGGQTKTYEVGVDPIKLAKYNITPLQVYNAVNAGNLNVGGDVIEKNGQAFVVRGVGLLKSKEDIGNIIVDDAGGNPILVKNLAEVYESSMPRVGQTGLGNNDDAVEGIVVMRKGENPQETLALIKAKIQDLNDNVLPKDIKIETFYDRDNLMNFTTETVMHNLFEGIILVTVVVFLFMADWRTTFTVSIVIPLSLLFAFLCLKMMGMSANLLSLGAVDFGIIIDGAVVMVEGLFVVLDHRAHQLGMEKFNKIAKGSLIKKTGTEMGKAIFFSKLIIITALLPIFSFQKVEGKMFSPLAFTLGFALLGALIFTLTLVPVLSHILLNKNVKEKHNPFVNFWDRIVSKGFAWTFKHKIQTLIASTGLLAAVFFSAGFLGTEFLPQLNEGALWVTAELPMSTSLPESVKTAAMIRKDLESFPEVKKVLSQTGRSNDGTDPNGFGFIQLQVDLLPKAEWKRKISMDELINEMDNKLKVHQGITYNYSQPVIDNVAESVAGFKASNAVKIYGDDLNKLDQLANEVLSQIKDIPGIKDAGILRNVGQPEISVILDREKMAAYGVTLSDAQAVLELAFGGKTATEKYEDEKKFDVRVRFSKEYRKDEKDLEEIKVPTISGVKIPLKEICDIKTITGPAFIYRDNTKRFIGVKFSVRDRDLGSTIAEAQAKVNKLKLPAGYTTGWTGEFENQVRASARLAQVVPISLIGIFVLLFILFGNFKDSLLVLANVPFAIIGGIIALHITGMNFGISAGVGFIALLGICIQNGVILISEFHHNLKAKFTLEESIFMGVKARTRAVVMTALMASIGLMPAAISTGIGSESQKPLAIVIIGGLITATVLTLLVFPILFWVFNRKKHVPIE from the coding sequence ATGAACAAATTCATAAAAAATATTATTGCTTTTTCGCTTAAGAATAAAGCATTTACCTTCTTTTGGGTTGGATTATTGGCTGTTGCGGGATTTATTTCTTTCAAAAATATGCCTATTGACGCCTTTCCAGACGTTACCAATACGCAAATTATTATTATCACACAGTGGAACGGAAAAAGTGCCGAAGAAGTAGAACGTTTTGTAACGTCTCCGATTGAAATTTCGATGAACTCTGTTCAGAAGAAAACAAGTGTGAGAAGTATTACTATGTTCGGTTTATCGGTTATAAAAATCATTTTTGATGATGGTGTTGATGATACTTTTGCGCGTTTTCAGGTAAACAATTTACTTAAAAATGTTTCGCTTCCAGATGATGTTGAACCAGATGTTCAGCCGCCTTATGGTCCAACTGGAGAAATTTTCAGATACATTGTAAAAAGTAACAGCAGAGACAGTAGAGAATTATTGACTTACCAAAACTGGGTAATTGACAAACAATTACGCTCTCTTCCTGGTGTTGCCGATTTAAACGTTTTTGGAGGACAAACTAAAACTTATGAAGTTGGAGTTGATCCTATCAAATTAGCCAAATATAATATTACGCCTTTGCAAGTTTATAATGCCGTAAATGCAGGCAACTTAAATGTTGGCGGTGACGTTATTGAGAAAAATGGACAAGCATTTGTTGTTCGTGGAGTTGGTTTATTGAAGTCTAAAGAAGATATTGGAAATATTATTGTAGACGATGCTGGAGGAAATCCGATTTTGGTTAAAAACTTGGCAGAAGTTTACGAAAGTTCAATGCCAAGAGTTGGACAAACTGGTTTAGGAAATAATGACGATGCCGTAGAAGGAATTGTTGTGATGCGAAAAGGCGAAAATCCGCAGGAAACTTTGGCTTTAATTAAAGCGAAAATTCAAGACTTAAACGATAATGTTCTTCCGAAAGATATTAAAATTGAGACTTTTTACGATCGTGATAATTTGATGAATTTCACGACCGAAACCGTAATGCACAATTTATTTGAAGGTATTATTCTGGTTACAGTCGTAGTATTCCTTTTTATGGCCGATTGGAGAACCACTTTTACGGTATCAATTGTAATTCCGCTTTCTCTGTTATTTGCCTTTTTATGTTTGAAAATGATGGGTATGAGCGCCAACTTATTAAGTTTAGGTGCAGTCGATTTCGGAATTATCATTGATGGTGCCGTCGTAATGGTCGAAGGATTATTTGTCGTCTTAGATCATCGAGCGCATCAATTGGGAATGGAGAAATTTAATAAAATTGCCAAAGGAAGCTTAATCAAAAAAACAGGAACTGAAATGGGTAAAGCCATCTTTTTCTCAAAACTGATTATTATTACAGCTTTACTTCCTATTTTCTCATTCCAGAAAGTAGAAGGAAAAATGTTTTCTCCCCTAGCCTTTACTTTAGGTTTTGCGTTACTTGGAGCATTAATTTTCACTTTGACTTTGGTTCCGGTTCTTTCTCATATTTTATTAAATAAAAATGTGAAAGAAAAACATAACCCATTTGTGAATTTTTGGGACAGAATTGTTTCTAAAGGATTTGCGTGGACCTTTAAACATAAAATTCAAACTTTAATTGCTTCTACAGGATTATTGGCTGCGGTTTTCTTTTCTGCTGGTTTCTTAGGAACAGAATTTTTACCGCAATTAAATGAAGGAGCTTTATGGGTTACAGCAGAATTACCAATGAGTACTTCGCTTCCAGAAAGTGTTAAAACGGCAGCAATGATTAGAAAAGACTTAGAAAGTTTTCCTGAAGTGAAAAAAGTGTTGTCTCAAACCGGTCGTAGTAATGATGGAACCGATCCAAATGGTTTTGGATTCATTCAGCTTCAGGTTGATTTATTGCCAAAAGCAGAATGGAAACGTAAGATTTCGATGGATGAATTAATCAATGAAATGGATAATAAACTGAAAGTTCATCAAGGAATTACGTATAATTATTCGCAACCAGTAATTGATAACGTTGCAGAATCCGTTGCTGGATTTAAAGCTTCGAATGCGGTAAAAATTTACGGAGACGATTTAAATAAATTGGATCAGCTTGCCAATGAAGTTTTATCTCAAATTAAAGATATTCCAGGTATAAAAGATGCGGGAATTCTTCGAAATGTGGGTCAGCCAGAGATAAGTGTAATCTTAGATCGTGAAAAAATGGCAGCTTACGGCGTAACATTAAGTGATGCTCAAGCTGTTTTAGAATTAGCTTTTGGAGGAAAAACAGCAACTGAAAAATATGAAGACGAAAAGAAATTTGATGTTCGAGTTCGTTTTTCTAAAGAATACAGAAAAGATGAAAAAGATTTAGAAGAAATTAAAGTACCAACCATTAGTGGTGTAAAAATTCCTTTAAAAGAAATTTGTGATATTAAAACAATCACAGGTCCAGCATTTATTTATAGAGATAACACCAAACGTTTTATTGGAGTAAAGTTCTCTGTTCGTGATCGAGATTTAGGAAGTACAATTGCCGAAGCTCAAGCAAAAGTAAATAAATTGAAACTTCCTGCAGGATATACAACAGGTTGGACAGGAGAATTTGAAAATCAAGTTCGTGCAAGTGCGCGTTTGGCTCAGGTTGTACCAATCAGTTTAATTGGAATTTTTGTTCTATTATTTATATTGTTTGGAAACTTTAAAGATTCTCTTCTTGTTTTAGCCAATGTTCCGTTTGCCATAATTGGTGGAATTATTGCGCTGCATATTACTGGAATGAATTTCGGAATCTCGGCTGGAGTTGGTTTTATTGCCCTTTTAGGAATTTGTATTCAAAATGGTGTAATTCTTATATCTGAATTCCATCATAATTTAAAGGCCAAGTTTACGCTCGAAGAATCCATTTTTATGGGAGTAAAAGCACGAACAAGAGCCGTAGTAATGACTGCTTTAATGGCTTCTATAGGATTAATGCCTGCAGCAATTTCTACAGGAATTGGTTCAGAATCACAAAAACCTCTTGCCATAGTAATCATCGGAGGTTTGATAACAGCAACAGTTTTGACATTATTGGTTTTCCCAATTCTATTTTGGGTATTCAATCGTAAGAAACATGTACCAATCGAATAA
- a CDS encoding efflux RND transporter periplasmic adaptor subunit produces MKHILFLGIAIVSLSLTSCKKEVENPETNTSFVLSNDMLKTTTTANAEMLPLKNELSFYGKITADNNKMIDVYPLVGGNVMKVNVELGDYVKKGQVLATIKSTDVADFEKQSIDAKSDLLVAKNNLKVAQELFDGKLNSESDVLQAKSEVNKAQSQLSKIQETYKIYNIKAGSIYEVTAPISGFIIQKSINQDMLLRNDRSENIFDIAEISEVWAMANINEIDINKVKLGTSAAVTTLSYPDKTFNGKVDKIYNVIDPETKAMQARIKLNNPDYLLKPDMNANIKLSFNENQNMIAVPSKAIVFDKSKNFVVVFKDRNNIETRQVEVYRVVGDTTYISSGLKENEKVITNNQLFIYGALNN; encoded by the coding sequence ATGAAACATATATTATTCTTAGGAATCGCAATTGTAAGTCTATCTCTGACAAGCTGCAAAAAAGAAGTTGAAAATCCTGAAACAAATACTTCTTTTGTTTTAAGTAACGATATGCTGAAAACGACAACTACTGCAAATGCGGAAATGTTGCCCTTAAAAAATGAACTAAGTTTTTACGGAAAAATTACAGCTGACAACAATAAAATGATTGACGTTTATCCACTAGTTGGTGGAAATGTTATGAAAGTAAACGTTGAACTTGGTGATTATGTCAAAAAAGGACAAGTTCTAGCAACTATAAAAAGTACCGATGTTGCCGATTTTGAAAAACAATCAATTGATGCTAAAAGTGATTTACTTGTTGCAAAAAACAATTTGAAAGTAGCTCAAGAATTATTTGACGGAAAATTAAATTCTGAAAGCGATGTTCTTCAAGCAAAATCTGAAGTCAATAAAGCGCAGTCTCAATTGAGTAAAATTCAAGAAACTTATAAAATTTATAATATTAAAGCTGGATCTATTTATGAAGTTACAGCTCCGATAAGCGGCTTTATTATTCAAAAAAGCATCAATCAAGATATGCTTTTGCGTAATGATCGTTCTGAGAACATTTTTGACATTGCAGAAATCAGCGAAGTTTGGGCAATGGCAAACATTAATGAAATTGATATCAATAAAGTAAAACTTGGAACTTCTGCTGCCGTGACAACTTTAAGTTATCCTGACAAAACTTTTAATGGAAAAGTAGACAAAATTTACAATGTGATTGATCCTGAAACAAAAGCAATGCAGGCAAGAATTAAATTAAATAATCCAGATTATCTTCTTAAACCAGATATGAATGCCAATATTAAATTGTCTTTTAATGAAAATCAAAATATGATAGCTGTACCAAGTAAAGCAATTGTGTTTGATAAAAGTAAAAACTTTGTTGTGGTATTTAAAGACCGTAATAATATAGAAACCAGACAAGTTGAAGTATACCGAGTAGTTGGAGATACAACTTATATCTCAAGCGGATTAAAAGAAAACGAGAAAGTAATCACAAACAATCAGCTGTTTATTTATGGTGCTTTAAATAATTAA
- a CDS encoding TolC family protein, with amino-acid sequence MKKLFALLLFALLNQAAIAQKTVTLQDCETQFLKKNLFLLASQYNIDASKALTIQARIWDNPTISAELNAYNPERDKFFDIGKEGQKVFAIEQLIYLGGKKRNEVKLAQANEKLAELQFNDLLRTLKFQLRKSFYTVYYNSKNLENTDKQLAHIENLINSYSIQAQKGNIPLKDVVRLQSLYLNFKNERLEVINDNIEEQANLKLLMNETENVIPQVSKDDSNKYLKVIDFDLKGFEEQAIANRPDYLAKQKEIDANELNVKWQKSLSVPDITFGANYDQRSGAFNREANVSVGIPLPLWNKNKGNIKYAQTILEQSKIEKQNFELQLQTEITAAWTKWDESRQNYSVIKPTVNSDFEAVYNGMLTNFQKRNVSLLEFTDFMESYNQAIIQLNELKKKVVIAGEELNSTINKDLF; translated from the coding sequence ATGAAAAAGTTATTCGCACTGCTGTTATTTGCACTTCTCAATCAAGCTGCAATAGCTCAAAAAACAGTTACTCTTCAAGACTGTGAAACCCAATTTTTAAAAAAGAATCTATTTTTATTGGCATCTCAGTATAATATTGATGCTTCTAAAGCCCTAACGATTCAAGCTCGTATTTGGGATAATCCGACCATTTCGGCAGAATTAAATGCCTATAATCCAGAACGAGATAAGTTTTTTGATATTGGTAAAGAAGGTCAAAAAGTCTTTGCTATCGAACAGCTTATTTACCTTGGCGGAAAAAAACGAAATGAAGTAAAACTAGCTCAAGCAAATGAAAAATTAGCAGAGCTTCAGTTTAATGATTTGCTTCGAACTTTAAAATTTCAATTGCGTAAAAGTTTTTACACGGTGTATTACAATTCTAAAAATCTTGAAAACACAGATAAGCAATTGGCTCACATAGAAAACTTGATTAATTCGTATTCTATTCAAGCGCAAAAAGGGAATATTCCGCTTAAAGATGTTGTTCGTTTACAGTCGTTGTATCTTAATTTTAAAAATGAGCGCTTAGAAGTAATAAACGATAATATTGAAGAGCAAGCTAATTTGAAACTTCTAATGAATGAAACTGAAAATGTAATTCCTCAAGTTAGCAAAGATGATTCTAATAAATATTTAAAAGTTATTGACTTTGATCTTAAAGGTTTTGAAGAGCAAGCAATAGCGAATCGTCCCGATTATTTAGCCAAACAAAAAGAAATTGATGCTAATGAATTAAACGTTAAATGGCAAAAATCTCTTTCTGTTCCTGATATCACATTTGGTGCAAATTACGATCAACGAAGTGGAGCTTTTAATCGTGAAGCAAATGTGAGCGTTGGAATTCCGTTGCCTCTTTGGAACAAAAACAAAGGGAACATTAAATATGCTCAAACTATTTTAGAACAGTCAAAAATTGAAAAACAAAATTTTGAATTGCAACTACAAACAGAAATTACTGCTGCATGGACTAAATGGGATGAATCTAGACAAAACTATTCTGTAATTAAACCTACTGTAAATTCTGACTTTGAAGCTGTTTATAACGGAATGCTAACGAATTTCCAAAAACGAAATGTCAGCCTTTTAGAATTCACCGATTTTATGGAAAGCTACAATCAAGCGATAATTCAGCTAAACGAATTGAAGAAGAAAGTCGTAATAGCTGGCGAAGAATTAAACAGTACCATCAACAAAGATTTATTTTAA
- a CDS encoding HAMP domain-containing sensor histidine kinase, with the protein MTLKNRISLLVSLLFTILFGLASTVIFVLYSNYRKEEFRDRLEIKALSNIKLLVNVKQVDNQLLKIIDQNSINKLYDEKTLVFDSNYKLIYSSIDDAKINWSVDDLKYLKKNKTFFKQQGDYEVYGVFYDTNDKDFYALISATDDYGKKKLLFLRYTLIISYIFFTCLCWVITSFTVRKLMNPLNDFHQKIKNINENNLDTRIESKSSKNEIDLIADEFNFMMDRIEISYQKQKEFTAHASHELRTPLSRMTSQIENAISDPDIQPKNKSFLNGILSDVNHLSELIHSLLILSKIDNKRTETHETQRIDEILFSSIEKINKAFPDFVILFEIEESDNLDTALEIQGNKNLLEIALTNVLKNACVYSDNKQAKVKISTDHYHLIVSVSNTGNTLSEEEQKNLFQPFMRGQNSKGTSGFGLGLRIVQRILTLHKANIIYSIPNINTNLFQLFFNL; encoded by the coding sequence ATGACATTAAAAAATCGAATATCACTTTTAGTCAGTTTGCTGTTTACCATTCTTTTTGGACTGGCATCTACTGTGATATTTGTTTTATATTCTAATTATAGAAAAGAAGAATTCCGTGATCGTTTAGAAATTAAGGCTTTGTCTAACATAAAATTGTTGGTAAATGTAAAACAAGTTGATAATCAGCTTTTAAAAATCATTGATCAAAATTCCATTAATAAATTATACGATGAAAAGACTTTAGTTTTTGATTCTAATTACAAACTTATTTACAGCAGTATCGACGATGCCAAAATTAATTGGTCTGTTGATGATTTAAAATACTTAAAGAAAAACAAAACGTTTTTTAAACAGCAAGGCGATTACGAAGTTTATGGCGTTTTTTATGATACTAATGATAAAGATTTTTATGCCTTAATATCGGCGACAGATGATTACGGAAAAAAGAAATTGCTTTTTTTACGTTACACTTTAATTATATCTTACATTTTCTTCACTTGTTTATGTTGGGTTATTACTTCTTTTACTGTTAGAAAATTGATGAATCCGTTGAATGATTTTCATCAAAAAATAAAAAATATAAACGAAAACAATCTAGACACCAGAATTGAATCTAAAAGCAGTAAAAATGAAATTGATTTGATTGCGGATGAATTCAATTTTATGATGGATCGAATTGAAATTTCGTACCAAAAACAAAAGGAATTTACAGCTCACGCCTCTCACGAATTAAGAACACCGCTTTCGCGAATGACTTCGCAAATTGAAAATGCCATTTCTGATCCTGATATTCAACCAAAAAACAAATCTTTCTTAAATGGAATATTGAGTGATGTTAATCATTTAAGCGAATTAATTCACTCTCTTCTTATTCTTTCTAAAATAGACAATAAAAGAACTGAAACTCACGAAACGCAACGAATAGACGAAATCTTATTTTCTTCTATCGAAAAAATCAATAAAGCTTTTCCGGATTTTGTCATTCTTTTTGAAATTGAAGAAAGTGACAATCTTGATACTGCCTTAGAAATACAAGGAAACAAAAATCTTTTAGAAATCGCTCTTACGAATGTTCTAAAAAATGCTTGTGTTTACTCTGATAACAAACAGGCTAAAGTAAAAATAAGCACCGATCATTACCATTTAATTGTATCGGTTTCTAATACCGGAAACACATTAAGTGAAGAAGAACAAAAAAATCTTTTTCAACCTTTTATGCGCGGGCAAAATTCTAAAGGAACTTCAGGTTTTGGGCTTGGTTTAAGAATTGTTCAAAGGATATTAACTTTACACAAAGCAAACATAATCTACTCAATACCAAATATTAACACGAATTTATTTCAGTTATTTTTTAATTTGTAA
- a CDS encoding response regulator transcription factor: protein MKILLLEDDFTLSKEISTFFASKEFECTPYYDGTFLLKKYFPYDYDIIILDINVPGINGIEVCKGIREIDKKTPIIMLTAFSEIEDKLSSFDSGADDYLVKPFHFDELYARVQSLLRRKEVPQQIENKIVVKDLEIFEDEMKVFRSGEEIKLTPKEFKLILILAHAKGKVLSKQFIAEKLWDYHIETNQNTIEVYINFLRKKIDKDHETKLIRTKVGYGYYLSDQE, encoded by the coding sequence ATGAAAATACTACTACTCGAAGACGATTTTACTTTATCTAAAGAAATCTCAACATTCTTTGCATCTAAAGAATTCGAGTGTACTCCTTATTATGATGGAACTTTTTTACTGAAAAAATATTTCCCTTATGATTACGATATTATAATTCTTGATATAAATGTTCCTGGAATAAACGGAATTGAAGTTTGCAAAGGCATTCGAGAAATAGACAAAAAAACACCTATTATTATGCTGACTGCTTTTAGCGAAATTGAAGATAAATTGTCTTCTTTTGATAGCGGCGCAGATGATTATCTGGTAAAACCATTTCATTTTGATGAATTGTATGCTCGCGTTCAATCTCTTTTGAGAAGAAAAGAAGTGCCGCAGCAAATCGAGAACAAAATAGTGGTTAAAGATTTGGAAATTTTCGAAGATGAAATGAAAGTTTTTAGATCTGGCGAAGAAATAAAACTTACACCAAAAGAATTTAAGTTGATTCTTATTCTCGCACATGCAAAAGGAAAAGTATTATCGAAACAGTTTATTGCCGAAAAACTGTGGGATTATCATATAGAAACCAATCAGAATACGATTGAAGTTTACATCAACTTTTTAAGAAAAAAAATAGATAAAGATCACGAAACCAAACTTATTCGTACCAAAGTCGGCTACGGATATTATTTAAGCGATCAGGAATGA
- a CDS encoding M42 family metallopeptidase, whose product MSTKSILKDTSIAFLESYLNNASPTGYESEGQKLWMNYLEPYVDTFITDTYGTAVGVINPDAPYKVVIEGHADEISWYVNYITDDGLIYVIRNGGSDHQIAPSKRVNIHTKNGIVKGVFGWPAIHTRLRDKEEIPKLSNIFIDLGCENKEQVEALGVHVGCVITYPDEFMILNENKFVCRAIDNRMGGFMIAEVARLLKENNKKLPFGLYIVNSVQEEIGLRGAEMIAHRIKPNVAIVTDVCHDTTTPMIDKKVEGDLKMGKGPVIGYSPAIQNKLRDLIVNTAENNKIPFQRHATSRATGTDTDAFAYSNGGVPSALISLPLRYMHTTVEMVHRDDVENVIQLIYESLLKIENNETFSYFK is encoded by the coding sequence ATGAGCACGAAATCTATTTTAAAAGATACTTCTATCGCTTTCTTGGAAAGCTACCTAAATAATGCCTCTCCTACTGGTTACGAAAGCGAGGGACAAAAGCTTTGGATGAATTATCTAGAGCCTTATGTTGATACTTTTATCACTGATACTTACGGAACAGCTGTGGGTGTAATTAATCCTGATGCTCCGTACAAAGTTGTTATTGAAGGTCATGCGGACGAAATTTCTTGGTATGTAAATTATATTACAGATGATGGGTTAATCTATGTAATTAGAAATGGTGGTTCTGATCATCAAATTGCGCCTTCGAAAAGAGTTAACATTCATACTAAAAATGGAATTGTTAAAGGCGTTTTTGGTTGGCCAGCCATTCATACTCGTTTAAGAGATAAAGAAGAAATTCCGAAATTGAGCAATATCTTTATTGATTTGGGTTGTGAGAACAAAGAACAAGTTGAAGCTTTAGGCGTTCATGTTGGTTGCGTGATTACTTATCCGGATGAATTTATGATTTTGAATGAGAATAAATTTGTCTGTCGTGCAATTGACAACAGAATGGGTGGTTTTATGATTGCTGAAGTTGCTCGTTTATTAAAAGAAAACAATAAAAAACTTCCTTTTGGTTTATACATCGTAAATTCTGTTCAGGAAGAAATTGGTCTTCGCGGAGCGGAAATGATTGCGCACAGAATCAAACCAAATGTTGCTATTGTCACCGATGTTTGTCACGACACTACTACTCCAATGATTGATAAAAAAGTTGAAGGAGATCTTAAAATGGGTAAGGGTCCTGTTATTGGTTATTCTCCTGCTATTCAAAATAAATTACGTGATTTAATTGTAAATACTGCTGAAAACAATAAAATTCCTTTTCAAAGACACGCTACATCTCGTGCTACAGGTACAGATACTGATGCTTTTGCTTACAGCAACGGCGGTGTACCATCGGCATTAATTTCTCTTCCTTTGCGTTACATGCATACGACTGTAGAAATGGTTCATAGAGATGATGTTGAAAATGTAATTCAGCTTATTTATGAGTCTTTGCTAAAAATTGAAAACAACGAGACTTTTTCTTATTTTAAATAA
- a CDS encoding DUF4294 domain-containing protein → MRLTSFVLFILFVSFSCHAQITPKENQQMGYILTEKDSILNDTIQLPEIIISKEKKLSAEEMKQFQILQNRVYKVYPYAKLASERLTALNNGMARLKTRSEKKKYFKIVEDYLNNEFEERLKKLSRKQGQILVKLIHRQTGITTYELIKTLKSGFKAFVSNTTANLFDISLKTEYKPYDVNEDYLIETILLRAFESGRLVNQKPATPIDYDDLSLKWQQRAKELNKPN, encoded by the coding sequence ATGAGATTAACCAGCTTTGTTTTATTTATATTATTTGTTTCCTTTTCTTGTCACGCCCAGATTACTCCAAAAGAGAATCAACAGATGGGATATATATTAACGGAAAAAGATTCTATTTTAAATGATACTATTCAATTGCCTGAAATAATTATTTCTAAAGAAAAAAAATTAAGCGCAGAAGAAATGAAGCAATTTCAAATTCTTCAGAATAGAGTTTATAAAGTTTATCCCTATGCAAAATTAGCATCAGAACGATTGACGGCGTTAAATAATGGAATGGCGCGTTTAAAAACAAGAAGCGAGAAAAAGAAGTATTTTAAAATTGTAGAAGACTACCTTAATAATGAATTCGAAGAAAGACTTAAAAAGCTTTCGCGAAAACAAGGACAAATATTGGTAAAACTAATTCACAGACAAACAGGAATAACAACTTACGAATTAATCAAAACATTAAAAAGCGGATTCAAAGCATTTGTTTCTAACACAACCGCAAATTTATTTGATATAAGTTTAAAGACAGAATACAAACCTTACGATGTAAATGAAGACTATTTAATTGAGACAATCTTGCTCCGAGCATTTGAATCTGGCCGATTGGTAAATCAAAAACCAGCAACTCCTATTGATTATGACGATTTATCTCTTAAATGGCAACAAAGAGCAAAGGAATTAAATAAACCAAATTAA
- a CDS encoding PepSY-like domain-containing protein has translation MKKIFFAIALLILTISANAQKKIEVTELPKPAQEFLKKHFSHTSVEKAKKDPEHGEKGYEVKLKDGTEVEFWKDGSYREVDGGDKPIPTAFIPDNINAYVAKNHPREKITHIDYGHKDLDVDLTNKIDLEFTKDGKILKDKKKDVNK, from the coding sequence ATGAAAAAGATATTTTTTGCTATAGCTTTGTTAATCTTAACAATCTCGGCCAACGCACAGAAGAAAATTGAAGTAACTGAACTGCCAAAACCAGCGCAGGAATTTTTGAAGAAGCATTTTAGTCATACTTCAGTAGAAAAAGCTAAAAAAGATCCCGAACATGGCGAAAAGGGCTATGAAGTTAAACTGAAAGATGGGACAGAAGTAGAGTTTTGGAAAGATGGTTCATATCGAGAAGTTGATGGAGGAGATAAACCAATTCCAACCGCTTTTATTCCTGATAATATAAATGCTTATGTAGCCAAAAATCATCCAAGAGAAAAAATAACGCATATCGATTATGGTCATAAAGATTTAGATGTTGATTTGACCAATAAAATCGATTTGGAATTTACCAAAGATGGTAAAATTCTAAAAGACAAAAAGAAAGATGTCAATAAGTAG